One Periplaneta americana isolate PAMFEO1 chromosome 8, P.americana_PAMFEO1_priV1, whole genome shotgun sequence genomic region harbors:
- the LOC138705131 gene encoding facilitated trehalose transporter Tret1-like isoform X2 encodes MAMAWPTPSLPLLKSGKPLLDGRIISEEEEAWLGSLSFLGALVSSPIFSYVSQKYGRKIAGYSVVIPFIVSWLFIVLSESLYLFYISRFSLGFCCGGVIVFCPMYVGEIAEDSIRGALGTFRSTLGNIAFIIMYAVGPLISIKDMATICAIIPIVFAFTYYWIPESPLYLMKNGRSQEAMESLLWLRGGDVQAAELEMRKLTAVVKKSESVNTSIRSLLSSRGTRSALVICIVLGASIQLSGIYPVLNYAVSIFELTGGSVEPNTATIILAIVQMIGSLSSLFLLDIAGRRLLIIVTQTIMSICLAGLGIYFFLQQQNYDLISVGFLPILFVGLFVFLLSVGLGTVGYVVMSEMFSPEARGIATTVTTITVWLTAFISTKFYVNIIDLLGLQGCYWLFAFVCIVCAVFTFFKVPETKNRSLGSILCELNGEDVKSDEECVEKTAS; translated from the coding sequence ATGGCGATGGCTTGGCCAACTCCATCACTGCCACTCCTCAAGTCCGGAAAACCACTTCTTGATGGAAGAATAATTTCGGAGGAAGAAGAAGCCTGGCTGGGGTCACTATCATTTTTAGGAGCCCTCGTGTCTTCTCCGATCTTCAGCTACGTGTCTCAGAAATATGGAAGAAAGATCGCAGGATACTCTGTCGTCATACCATTCATCGTCAGCTGGTTGTTCATTGTGTTATCAGAGTCTCTGTATCTCTTCTACATCTCAAGATTCTCCTTGGGGTTCTGTTGCGGTGGTGTCATCGTATTCTGCCCCATGTATGTGGGTGAAATTGCTGAAGATAGCATCAGAGGCGCTCTTGGGACATTTCGCTCAACATTAGGAAACATAGCATTCATCATCATGTACGCAGTTGGACCACTAATATCCATCAAAGACATGGCTACAATCTGCGCAATTATACCAATAGTTTTCGCATTTACTTATTACTGGATTCCTGAATCGCCGTTATATTTGATGAAAAATGGAAGATCGCAGGAGGCCATGGAATCGCTGTTATGGTTACGTGGAGGAGACGTGCAAGCCGCTGAGTTGGAGATGAGGAAGTTGACAGCAGTTGTAAAGAAAAGTGAAAGTGTAAACACTTCTATCAGAAGTTTACTTTCATCCCGAGGTACAAGGAGTGCTCTAGTAATATGTATTGTTCTTGGAGCTTCCATTCAACTGTCTGGAATTTACCCTGTTCTAAACTATGCCGTCAGTATTTTTGAATTGACGGGTGGCTCTGTTGAACCAAATACCGCAACAATAATTCTTGCAATTGTACAAATGATTGGTTCTTTGTCATCTTTATTCTTATTAGACATTGCTGGAAGAAGACTCTTGATAATTGTAACACAGACAATAATGTCCATTTGTTTGGCAGGACTAggcatttattttttccttcaacAACAAAATTACGACCTGATATCTGTGGGTTTCCTTCCAATATTATTTGTGGGTCTGTTCGTGTTCCTCTTGTCTGTAGGATTAGGAACTGTGGGCTATGTTGTAATGTCAGAAATGTTCAGTCCAGAAGCAAGAGGAATTGCTACCACAGTGACAACTATAACAGTATGGCTAACGGCTTTTATTTCTactaaattttatgttaatattattgaCTTACTGGGTTTGCAGGGATGCTATTGGTTGTTTGCATTTGTGTGTATAGTATGTGCGGTGTTTACATTTTTTAAGGTACCAGAAACAAAGAACAGAAGTCTGGGATCGATTTTATGTGAACTTAATGGTGAGGATGTTAAAAGTGATGAGGAATGTGTAGAAAAGACGGCAAGCTGA
- the LOC138705131 gene encoding facilitated trehalose transporter Tret1-like isoform X1, translating into MKTIAALNNNQEKRTKTWKIKLRQIIAAAVANLSSIVYGMAMAWPTPSLPLLKSGKPLLDGRIISEEEEAWLGSLSFLGALVSSPIFSYVSQKYGRKIAGYSVVIPFIVSWLFIVLSESLYLFYISRFSLGFCCGGVIVFCPMYVGEIAEDSIRGALGTFRSTLGNIAFIIMYAVGPLISIKDMATICAIIPIVFAFTYYWIPESPLYLMKNGRSQEAMESLLWLRGGDVQAAELEMRKLTAVVKKSESVNTSIRSLLSSRGTRSALVICIVLGASIQLSGIYPVLNYAVSIFELTGGSVEPNTATIILAIVQMIGSLSSLFLLDIAGRRLLIIVTQTIMSICLAGLGIYFFLQQQNYDLISVGFLPILFVGLFVFLLSVGLGTVGYVVMSEMFSPEARGIATTVTTITVWLTAFISTKFYVNIIDLLGLQGCYWLFAFVCIVCAVFTFFKVPETKNRSLGSILCELNGEDVKSDEECVEKTAS; encoded by the coding sequence CAAACTTGTCATCAATAGTTTATGGAATGGCGATGGCTTGGCCAACTCCATCACTGCCACTCCTCAAGTCCGGAAAACCACTTCTTGATGGAAGAATAATTTCGGAGGAAGAAGAAGCCTGGCTGGGGTCACTATCATTTTTAGGAGCCCTCGTGTCTTCTCCGATCTTCAGCTACGTGTCTCAGAAATATGGAAGAAAGATCGCAGGATACTCTGTCGTCATACCATTCATCGTCAGCTGGTTGTTCATTGTGTTATCAGAGTCTCTGTATCTCTTCTACATCTCAAGATTCTCCTTGGGGTTCTGTTGCGGTGGTGTCATCGTATTCTGCCCCATGTATGTGGGTGAAATTGCTGAAGATAGCATCAGAGGCGCTCTTGGGACATTTCGCTCAACATTAGGAAACATAGCATTCATCATCATGTACGCAGTTGGACCACTAATATCCATCAAAGACATGGCTACAATCTGCGCAATTATACCAATAGTTTTCGCATTTACTTATTACTGGATTCCTGAATCGCCGTTATATTTGATGAAAAATGGAAGATCGCAGGAGGCCATGGAATCGCTGTTATGGTTACGTGGAGGAGACGTGCAAGCCGCTGAGTTGGAGATGAGGAAGTTGACAGCAGTTGTAAAGAAAAGTGAAAGTGTAAACACTTCTATCAGAAGTTTACTTTCATCCCGAGGTACAAGGAGTGCTCTAGTAATATGTATTGTTCTTGGAGCTTCCATTCAACTGTCTGGAATTTACCCTGTTCTAAACTATGCCGTCAGTATTTTTGAATTGACGGGTGGCTCTGTTGAACCAAATACCGCAACAATAATTCTTGCAATTGTACAAATGATTGGTTCTTTGTCATCTTTATTCTTATTAGACATTGCTGGAAGAAGACTCTTGATAATTGTAACACAGACAATAATGTCCATTTGTTTGGCAGGACTAggcatttattttttccttcaacAACAAAATTACGACCTGATATCTGTGGGTTTCCTTCCAATATTATTTGTGGGTCTGTTCGTGTTCCTCTTGTCTGTAGGATTAGGAACTGTGGGCTATGTTGTAATGTCAGAAATGTTCAGTCCAGAAGCAAGAGGAATTGCTACCACAGTGACAACTATAACAGTATGGCTAACGGCTTTTATTTCTactaaattttatgttaatattattgaCTTACTGGGTTTGCAGGGATGCTATTGGTTGTTTGCATTTGTGTGTATAGTATGTGCGGTGTTTACATTTTTTAAGGTACCAGAAACAAAGAACAGAAGTCTGGGATCGATTTTATGTGAACTTAATGGTGAGGATGTTAAAAGTGATGAGGAATGTGTAGAAAAGACGGCAAGCTGA